Below is a genomic region from Gammaproteobacteria bacterium.
GGCTTGCTGTGTATTTAGGCCAACATCACTGGCCACAACACTATGACCCTAAACTTGATCTCAACCCAAATAAAGATGCATTGTATAACTTGCAACACTTGCGAGAGCTTATGGCCAAAGTGGCAGCAAGTATGCCAAGTCATGCAGAATACATTAATCGCTTTTGCAAGGCCGTAATGTGAATTTCAATTTGCAAGAAAATGCAAAATCCGTACGTGTTTGGGAAAACGTGGATCGCGATTCATTTGCTCGAGAAATATTACCTTTGGCGCAACCGGCTATTCTGAGAGGTCTTGTGAGTGACTGGCCAGTTATACAAATAGCCAAAGACTCTGACAGCGCATGGAAAGACTATTTAACAGACTTCAGTCTGGAAAAACCAGTCCAGAGTTTTCACGGTGCTGCAGATATGGGTGGTTTTTTTACATTTTCAGATGATCTCAAAACATTTAATTTTGTGCGTAAGCAACAAAGCTTGTCGCATGTGCTTGAGCAGCTTTTGGATAAGAGCCGGGTCCATGGTTCAACCTATTTATATGCGGGCGCAGTGAATGTCTCCGAACACCTCCCGGGTTTTGCCAAAGAACATTCAAATCCCTTGATCGATCCGGCGATTAATCCAGAAGTAGATCAGCTTTTCTCTATCTGGGTTGGCAATAAAACCCGGGTGCCGGCTCATTGGGATTTGCCACAAAATATTGCCTGCGTCACGAAGGGTCGTCGTCGTTTCACATTATTCCCGATCGAACAAGTGCCCAATATGTACATAGGCCCACTGGATATTACGATAGCAGGGCAACCAAGTAGCCTGGTTGATCCCTACAATCCAGATCTTGAGCGATTTCCAAAATTCGTTGAAGCCGCTAAACACACACAAATTGCTGAACTCGAACCGGGTGACGCCTTGTTTATACCAAGTTTATGGTTGCATCATGTAGAGTCACTGGATGACGTCGGCATGTTGGTGAATTTCTGGTGGCGTGAGGGTCCAACCGCCACAAGATTTACGCCAATGCACTCCTTAATGCACGCCATTCTTTCAATTCGTAATATGCCGGAAGTTGAAAGAATGTCATGGAAAGTATTATTTGATCAATATATTTTTCAAACCGGCGATGACCCGGTAGCCCACTTGCCAGAGGGCAAGCGTGGTGTGCTGGGTGAATTGGGCGAGCAGGGTGAAGCAAATTTACGTAAGTACCTGGCGAGCCGCCTGCTACGCTAACTGTTTAGGTCAGGCAATATTGATTCAAGTAGTCGGAATGCGCAGGTAGTTTATTTACTGTATTGTCTACAATATTTTTAACATTCGCTAAAAATTCCTTAAGTTGTTCATCCGTGATCCTGTCTGCCAATGGATGGTGATATTTTGGAATTATTCCTTGTCCAAGCATAACCTGTACCCAACTACTGTCACGGAAAAGGTCTTTGGGTTCACGCACTATGCGCCCACTTTCGGCAAACAAATCCATCTTATGTTGCAATGAATCGGGTATAGGCATAGTGCGACAATATTTCCAGAAATCGGAGTCTGTGCGTTGAGTCTGCTTATAATGCAGGATTAGAAAATCCCGAATCAGATCGTATTCTTCGCCAGCCTGGCGATTGTATTCACTGATATCAACGGGAGAAAAATCCCGATGCGGAAACAATCCGATCAATTGACTGATGTTGGATTGAATCAGATGAATACTTGTCGATTCCAAAGGTTCCAGAAAACCGCTCGAGAGCCCGATTGAGACACAATTCTTGTGCCAGAATTTTTCACGACGCCCGGTGACGAAACGCAATACCCGCGGGTCTCCAATTTTGCCCGCGTCCAGGTTATTTAGCAGAATCTTAATGGCTTCATCGTCAGACATGAACTGATCGCAATACACATGGCCATTACCAGTTCGATGCTGTAAAGGAATTCGCCATTGCCAACCTGAACTGTGCGCAGTCGATTTTGTATAAGGCAGCAAGGGTTCAGTAGATTCAGAAGCTACTGCAGCTGCAGAATTACAGGGTAACCAATGCGACCAGTTTTCATAGCCAATTCCCAATGTATTGCCAATCAGTAGCGCACGAAAACCCGTGCAGTCAATGAACATGTCTCCGTGAATTTCCTGTCCATTCTCCAGTTTGATTGATCTGATGAATCCATTATCCGGTCTCAGCTGTACATCAACAACTTTACCTTCGGTACGTTTAACGCCAGCGTTTTCAGAATACTTACGCAGATACTTGGCGTATAAACCGGCGTCGAAATGAAAAGCATAGGCAAGACCGCCCATAGAAGTGTTGCCAACTTTCTGTAAATGGGCGAAGCGCTGCTGGTAGGCAGCCGTATTATGCAGGGAGTAATCCCACAAACTGGTCTTGGCGCCTTGCTGGATACTGCGAAGCCAGTATTGGTGAAAGTGTAAATTCGATAGGTTGATGCCAACATCACCAAAGGTATGCAAATAAGAATCCCCGACCTTGCCCCAGTTACTGAACTCAATACCAAGTTTGAAAGTGGCTTTGGTTTCCCGCATGAACTCGCACTCATCGAGTCCAAGAGTTGTATTCAGTCGAATTAATTGCGGGATAGTCGCTTCACCAACACCAACAGTGCCAATGGAGGCGGATTCAACTAATTCAATGTCGACCACATTGCCGAGAAATTTACTCAGTGCCGCAGCAGATATCCAGCCTGCGGTCCCGCCTCCGACAATTACGACTCTTTTTATTTTATGTGAATTGTCCACT
It encodes:
- a CDS encoding cupin-like domain-containing protein, with protein sequence MQENAKSVRVWENVDRDSFAREILPLAQPAILRGLVSDWPVIQIAKDSDSAWKDYLTDFSLEKPVQSFHGAADMGGFFTFSDDLKTFNFVRKQQSLSHVLEQLLDKSRVHGSTYLYAGAVNVSEHLPGFAKEHSNPLIDPAINPEVDQLFSIWVGNKTRVPAHWDLPQNIACVTKGRRRFTLFPIEQVPNMYIGPLDITIAGQPSSLVDPYNPDLERFPKFVEAAKHTQIAELEPGDALFIPSLWLHHVESLDDVGMLVNFWWREGPTATRFTPMHSLMHAILSIRNMPEVERMSWKVLFDQYIFQTGDDPVAHLPEGKRGVLGELGEQGEANLRKYLASRLLR
- a CDS encoding tryptophan 7-halogenase, which gives rise to MTVDNSHKIKRVVIVGGGTAGWISAAALSKFLGNVVDIELVESASIGTVGVGEATIPQLIRLNTTLGLDECEFMRETKATFKLGIEFSNWGKVGDSYLHTFGDVGINLSNLHFHQYWLRSIQQGAKTSLWDYSLHNTAAYQQRFAHLQKVGNTSMGGLAYAFHFDAGLYAKYLRKYSENAGVKRTEGKVVDVQLRPDNGFIRSIKLENGQEIHGDMFIDCTGFRALLIGNTLGIGYENWSHWLPCNSAAAVASESTEPLLPYTKSTAHSSGWQWRIPLQHRTGNGHVYCDQFMSDDEAIKILLNNLDAGKIGDPRVLRFVTGRREKFWHKNCVSIGLSSGFLEPLESTSIHLIQSNISQLIGLFPHRDFSPVDISEYNRQAGEEYDLIRDFLILHYKQTQRTDSDFWKYCRTMPIPDSLQHKMDLFAESGRIVREPKDLFRDSSWVQVMLGQGIIPKYHHPLADRITDEQLKEFLANVKNIVDNTVNKLPAHSDYLNQYCLT